One segment of Microbacterium arborescens DNA contains the following:
- a CDS encoding undecaprenyl-diphosphate phosphatase yields the protein MQLLEAIILGIVQGLTEFLPISSSAHLRIVGEFLPSAQDPGATFTAITQIGTELAVLVYFWKKITRIIGRWFRSFTGSVPRNDADVRLGWIVIIGTLPIGVLGFLFQDVIRDTFRNLWLVAIVLIVFGLILGAADALGRRVRTENDLTYGHGLALGFAQALALIPGVSRSGATTTMGLALGYTRPAAAEVAFLLAVPAVFGSGLYELLQAIREPGASVFSLVDTAVATVVAFGVGLAVIAFLMQYLKRGSFLPFVLYRVGLGAVLIVLLSLGVLQAY from the coding sequence ATGCAGCTCCTCGAGGCCATCATCCTCGGTATCGTCCAGGGTCTGACCGAGTTCCTGCCGATCTCCTCGAGCGCTCACCTGCGCATCGTGGGGGAGTTCCTGCCATCGGCCCAGGACCCCGGCGCCACCTTCACCGCGATCACCCAGATCGGCACCGAGCTGGCCGTGCTGGTCTACTTCTGGAAGAAGATCACCCGCATCATCGGTCGGTGGTTCCGATCGTTCACCGGCTCGGTCCCGCGGAACGACGCGGATGTGCGACTCGGGTGGATCGTCATCATCGGCACGCTCCCGATCGGCGTGCTCGGCTTCCTCTTCCAGGACGTCATCCGCGACACTTTCCGCAACCTCTGGCTCGTGGCCATCGTCCTCATCGTCTTCGGCCTCATCCTCGGCGCCGCCGACGCCCTCGGGCGTCGTGTCCGCACCGAGAACGACCTGACCTACGGGCACGGTCTCGCGCTCGGTTTTGCGCAGGCACTCGCCCTCATTCCCGGAGTGTCGCGCTCGGGAGCCACCACCACCATGGGGCTCGCGCTCGGGTACACACGCCCGGCCGCTGCCGAGGTCGCGTTCCTTCTGGCTGTGCCGGCCGTCTTCGGCAGTGGTCTCTATGAGCTGCTGCAGGCGATTCGCGAGCCCGGCGCCTCGGTGTTCTCGCTCGTCGACACCGCCGTCGCCACCGTCGTCGCCTTCGGCGTGGGTCTCGCCGTGATCGCCTTCCTCATGCAGTACCTCAAGCGCGGCAGCTTCCTGCCGTTCGTGCTCTACCGCGTCGGCCTGGGCGCTGTGCTGATCGTCCTGCTCTCGCTGGGTGTGCTCCAGGCATACTGA